In the genome of Amaranthus tricolor cultivar Red isolate AtriRed21 chromosome 15, ASM2621246v1, whole genome shotgun sequence, one region contains:
- the LOC130801340 gene encoding serine/threonine/tyrosine-protein kinase HT1-like produces the protein MENSSSCFPSSYACIRRSMNVRSRRRKSMAIRSMEKPARRNWEIEGESTERKRFDSLESWSMILDSENVEGWETNNEEKEEWTADLSQLFIGNKFASGAHSRIYRGIYKQRAVAVKMVRIPTHQEEARAKLEQQFTSEVALLSRLYHPNIVQFIAACKKPPVYCIITEYMSQGTLRMYLNKKEPYSLSTETILRLALDISRGMEYLHSQGVIHRDLKSNNLLLNDEMRVKVADFGTSCLETQCQETKGNMGTYRWMAPEMIKEKPYTRKVDVYSFGIVLWELTTALLPFQGMTPVQAAFAVAEKNSRPPLPASCQPALAHLIKRCWAANPNKRPDFSYIVSALEHYDECVKEGLPLPSHHRLVRRNASAMLHRVKACIALDSSSIPVNL, from the exons atggaAAATTCATCATCATGTTTTCCATCATCATATGCATGTATAAGAAGGAGCATGAATGTAAGGAGTAGGAGGAGGAAATCAATGGCGATTCGATCGATGGAGAAACCAGCAAGAAGAAACTGGGAAATAGAAGGAGAAAGTACAGAAAGAAAAAGATTTGATAGCTTAGAATCATGGTCAATGATATTAGATTCAGAGAATGTGGAAGGATGGGAaacaaataatgaagaaaaagaagaatggACGGCAGATCTATCACAGTTATTTATAGGTAATAAGTTTGCATCAGGAGCTCATAGTAGGATTTATAGAGGGATTTATAAACAAAGAGCTGTTgctgttaaaatggttagaattcctACTCATCAAGAAGAAGCTAGAGCTAAACTTGAACAACAGTTTACTTCTGAAGTTGCTTTACTTTCCCGCCTTTATCATCCTAATATAGTCCAG TTTATAGCAGCCTGCAAGAAACCACCGGTATACTGCATAATCACAGAATACATGTCTCAAGGAACGCTAAGGATGTACCTAAACAAGAAGGAACCTTACTCCCTCTCAACCGAAACGATACTTCGATTAGCCCTCGACATTTCGAGAGGAATGGAGTATCTACACTCACAAGGTGTAATTCATCGCGACCTAAAATCTAATAATCTTTTGCTCAACGATGAAATGAGGGTGAAAGTAGCAGATTTTGGTACATCATGTTTGGAGACACAATGCCAAGAAACTAAAGGAAATATGGGAACCTATCGATGGATGGCTCCTGAAATGATTAAAGAGAAGCCTTATACTAGGAAGGTTGATGTTTATAGTTTTGGGATTGTTCTTTGGGAGCTTACTACTGCTTTGCTACCCTTCCAGGGTATGACTCCTGTCCAAGCTGCTTTTGCTGTTGCTGAGAAG AATTCACGACCGCCCTTACCAGCTAGTTGCCAACCAGCATTAGCACATCTAATAAAGAGATGTTGGGCGGCAAACCCAAACAAAAGGCCAGATTTCAGCTACATTGTGTCAGCCTTAGAACATTACGATGAATGTGTTAAGGAAGGCCTTCCTCTTCCTTCGCACCACCGTCTCGTACGACGTAATGCTAGCGCTATGCTTCATCGCGTCAAAGCCTGCATTGCTTTGGATTCTTCTTCTATACCTGTAAATCTTTAA